One Lachnospiraceae bacterium C1.1 genomic region harbors:
- a CDS encoding YDG domain-containing protein, whose amino-acid sequence MKRIKDMLRRIGTAGLAAIMLTAQMPVTAFASESQISVEEVVENITAENVDDVITEQDDGRITEAADVSGEDESDKESTGEDTSGETGKGKETVASDDSSSADVQDEEKAEAIEEKDAKAEDISDKEDSKMPAFEESKSINGVRITVTADEGVFPEGATLSVEKVTVAQEKQAEEAVESERDEDKQVAASYTYDIKVLDQDRNEIQPANANGEDSSSRVKVSFKLDEVADENLDTNVYHITENENETAEKSDDSGNGELTAEKLEVETDGDTAIAETDGFSLYTVEFTYDNKQYVLPGDSEMALSEVLDTVGLTGEVSAVEVSNESLFSAKKCKTADDGSTPEKDEDGNPIEAENGTWFVFAHQAFSTEEWMKVTIGGVVYEITVTDDEVSTLQVDNDIAEGTAGRYYVNMPTTGTNTLTITADDITAGKGAFKVYDDGGKNGNYSYKCNGYLTISVPENCTLQLSGEVKLTETNSTVESGANPIFKVFDGTSSETQITSVWGNGSSYGPGSDRNIGTLNSSGNTVTLYLYNDKTKTNGVGANITVTVISPDTEYDVSIADGITHGSVTSDKAKAKADETITLTATPASGYLLNGISVTDIYSNAVHIDFTPWYKGKTGATTATFTMPKSAVTVTPTFTKIDNTSNEFSINLPKSGTETGTIFSGIKSFKVYDDGGVSGNYSKGCDGSITLTAPEGFGFQIEGKTITYHGYGSLTVSNSKGTILNGVHGSRSEIYAVYTVNPVASADQTLTITFETDSNWDPDAGVDLTVSVIDLTQEFSITVDATDHGTVTPSKTKAKAGDVITLTPSPNSGYMIKSVAVTDSESKNVSVSGAWWTENFSFTMPYGNVTVTPVAEAANVDGGLVIDGLTYVGKSGDNPGYYKIDSPNALGTLASYVNGGGRSVDMLFKQTADINMSGQGYTPIGSSTNNPFNGTYDGNGYVILNLSYTSDTGEGLSGMFGKIVNGTVKNVNLKDCSFNGNYAGGVAGDMNGGTIDHCSVIGGTVSCGTGNYSGGIVGYFIEGTVKDCFAANTVSAYSASNGKNGPIVGWSDGYTANNYYTVAVSGGNSTGTQISGGFVMVGEGVTIGSGVFRTIGRTAEHTYYFGKQDDAITFSAEVPTAGMKKFATTAGTLSGTTTAGTVSLTMPASDVTVSLDNVTLNIADIEEQTYTGSAIKPAVTVYDGSTLLTADTDYTVSYSDNTNAGTATATITGKGAYLGTVSKTFVIKKASINPVVSIEGWTYGDPANAPSVSGNPGNGAVTYQYRLLVNGSVDSDVVPTAASELYYRVRATIAETENYKGGTADATFKIEKKPVTVTGLSVSDKTYDGTTNATVTGMDTAVINGLVGNDNVTITSVVAAFADKNVGKNKTVTFTEISFVDGESIANRNYTLSAQPASVTASITPREVTVDGITVSNKTFDGTTAATVDCSSATFTGVIDGDTVTINGVNGSFADANVGDGKTVTLNYTDATLGGADGGNYKLVATGNQADATANITKAAAAAVPEINRTYLYTAGGAGSINIGALLPSNCGTASYTTSQSGDVTFSSEPAVTDGVLAYTIAPGDLNKTGTITIKAETQNYEDITITVNVKLADRKPVELKSGTSVTLNKDTLTYGEALSTLTFQENTAVFVEQGNTGNVIPGTIDWKTPSEKPAAGTTSAVWVFTPTDTTYASLEGTVSIAVDKATLEITTVPTASAITYGQTLADSNLENGAAKLGETDVEGTFSWNDITIAPAVSDSNKTEYTVKFTPNDSVNFTEATCKVKLTVNKAEISDSDITAPAAISDLSYTGSAQELVTAGSVAGGIGTVKYYSARVDEPTNQPTAPADDSAYTTTIPTGTNAGTYYVWYKVVGDANHNDVAAQSITVIIGKAQSGTAWTRTVEVQKGNNIEASVSILGFVGTNASLVGDPTVDSTTGSVAASDFAISSDKKSMTFKVTSVEGGEGNVTATLSSDNYESFTLKIPVQVKAKTTEVKLEYGQGFESSVQSIEVSGLDALTNTLNGTNVKVELDVKLESEPSDGTVNEKIKNDVDQIFSGVERGSVKKEYLDISVKQTVDSTESTVADVGRVIEIAVKFDLTGKYNPVVVREHGGSVARFTALALKPGSGYTDGTYYVDNTHGTIYIYTRYFSTYTIAYATVNSYMISFDAQGGSSVQDIVVTAGGNISTLPTSTRSGYSFDGWFTSSSGGNQLTTSTTINENVTYYAHWTQSGSGGSGDTPTPEPTPDPTPDPTPTPTPDPEPVIEKETKTVKATATYKKEKITVSVDMSWDNEITYTGNKITPSDLGYKLDLSDLYDEVKIKKGNYEPKDLFKVTYVHKNNLHKSTAKKKASLYAKITLNEKTAKKAGLTKNEIARLKAIIMALNKQLKKTPCVYTIDAVDMDAEGVEIVADVTWTKKSKIKKAKSIRVTAYVNGEKKTFKLKSGQYKISVKDASAKTVKITGKKDFTGTVIVNTK is encoded by the coding sequence ATGAAGAGAATTAAGGATATGCTGAGAAGAATAGGGACGGCTGGGCTGGCAGCGATTATGCTTACGGCACAGATGCCGGTGACGGCTTTTGCTTCGGAGAGTCAGATATCCGTTGAGGAAGTCGTAGAGAATATAACTGCAGAAAACGTGGATGATGTCATAACGGAACAGGATGACGGGAGGATAACCGAAGCCGCAGATGTTTCCGGTGAGGATGAGAGCGATAAAGAATCAACAGGCGAGGACACATCCGGGGAAACTGGAAAGGGTAAAGAAACCGTGGCATCTGATGACAGCAGCTCTGCTGATGTACAGGATGAAGAGAAAGCGGAAGCGATCGAAGAAAAGGATGCGAAAGCAGAGGATATCTCTGATAAAGAAGACAGCAAAATGCCTGCATTTGAGGAATCCAAATCCATCAACGGTGTGAGAATCACCGTCACCGCAGACGAGGGCGTATTCCCGGAGGGAGCTACTCTTTCTGTGGAAAAGGTTACGGTTGCGCAGGAAAAGCAGGCAGAGGAAGCGGTTGAGAGCGAGCGTGACGAAGATAAACAGGTGGCGGCTTCCTATACATATGATATTAAGGTGCTGGATCAGGATAGAAATGAGATTCAGCCTGCAAATGCTAATGGTGAGGACAGCTCTTCGAGGGTTAAGGTCTCCTTCAAGCTGGATGAGGTAGCGGACGAGAACCTTGATACCAATGTTTATCACATAACAGAAAATGAGAATGAAACGGCAGAAAAATCGGATGATTCCGGAAACGGTGAACTGACTGCGGAGAAGCTGGAAGTGGAGACCGACGGCGACACTGCCATTGCGGAGACCGACGGCTTCTCCCTCTACACCGTGGAATTTACCTATGACAACAAGCAGTATGTTCTCCCCGGAGACAGTGAGATGGCACTGTCAGAGGTTCTTGACACCGTAGGTCTGACAGGGGAAGTATCGGCGGTAGAGGTAAGCAACGAGAGCCTGTTCTCTGCGAAGAAATGCAAGACCGCAGATGACGGCAGCACCCCGGAAAAGGACGAGGACGGCAATCCTATAGAAGCTGAAAACGGCACATGGTTTGTTTTCGCACATCAGGCGTTCAGCACAGAAGAGTGGATGAAGGTCACAATTGGCGGTGTGGTGTATGAGATTACGGTGACGGACGATGAGGTTTCCACATTACAGGTGGACAACGACATCGCCGAAGGCACGGCAGGGCGCTACTATGTGAACATGCCCACCACCGGCACAAACACGCTGACTATCACCGCCGACGACATCACAGCAGGCAAAGGCGCCTTCAAGGTCTATGACGACGGCGGCAAGAACGGAAATTACAGTTATAAGTGCAACGGATATTTGACCATTAGCGTTCCTGAAAATTGTACATTGCAGCTCTCTGGTGAAGTAAAGCTAACGGAAACTAACTCCACCGTTGAATCGGGTGCAAACCCCATATTTAAGGTATTTGATGGAACTTCCTCGGAAACGCAGATTACAAGCGTATGGGGAAATGGGTCGAGCTATGGCCCTGGTTCCGATAGAAATATAGGGACTCTGAACAGCTCGGGAAATACAGTTACCCTGTATTTGTATAATGACAAAACGAAGACAAACGGTGTTGGTGCCAATATTACTGTAACCGTCATTTCACCGGACACGGAGTATGATGTCAGCATTGCTGATGGCATTACACACGGCAGCGTCACATCCGACAAGGCGAAAGCAAAGGCAGATGAAACCATTACGCTGACCGCCACACCTGCAAGCGGCTATCTGCTCAACGGCATTTCCGTGACCGATATATACAGCAATGCTGTCCACATCGATTTTACCCCGTGGTACAAAGGCAAAACGGGCGCAACGACAGCGACCTTTACCATGCCGAAATCTGCCGTCACCGTCACGCCAACTTTTACGAAGATTGACAATACGAGCAACGAGTTCTCTATCAATCTCCCCAAATCAGGTACTGAGACAGGTACGATTTTCTCTGGCATCAAGTCGTTCAAGGTTTATGACGACGGCGGGGTGAGCGGTAACTATAGTAAAGGCTGCGATGGTAGCATCACGCTGACCGCACCGGAAGGGTTCGGATTTCAGATAGAGGGCAAGACGATAACATACCACGGTTATGGTTCCCTGACGGTTTCCAATTCCAAGGGAACCATTCTCAATGGGGTACATGGTTCCCGTTCGGAAATATATGCGGTTTATACCGTCAATCCTGTTGCCAGTGCAGATCAGACGTTGACAATTACATTCGAGACGGACAGCAATTGGGATCCGGACGCTGGCGTTGACCTGACTGTTTCGGTCATTGACCTGACGCAGGAGTTTTCTATAACAGTAGATGCCACAGATCACGGCACGGTGACACCCTCGAAAACGAAAGCCAAGGCCGGTGATGTGATTACGCTCACCCCTTCGCCGAATAGCGGCTATATGATAAAGAGTGTTGCTGTCACCGATAGCGAAAGTAAAAACGTATCTGTCAGCGGCGCATGGTGGACGGAGAACTTCTCGTTTACGATGCCTTATGGCAATGTGACCGTAACGCCGGTTGCAGAGGCAGCCAATGTCGATGGCGGTCTTGTGATCGATGGTCTGACATACGTTGGAAAAAGCGGTGATAATCCCGGCTATTATAAGATTGATTCCCCGAATGCCCTTGGTACTCTGGCATCCTATGTCAATGGCGGAGGCAGAAGCGTGGATATGCTGTTTAAGCAGACTGCCGACATCAATATGAGCGGACAAGGTTATACGCCCATCGGCAGTAGTACAAACAATCCCTTCAACGGCACTTACGATGGCAACGGCTACGTCATTCTTAATCTTAGTTACACTAGTGATACTGGTGAGGGGCTGTCCGGTATGTTCGGAAAAATTGTGAATGGAACGGTCAAGAATGTCAACCTGAAGGATTGCAGTTTCAACGGAAATTATGCTGGTGGAGTCGCTGGAGATATGAACGGCGGCACTATCGACCACTGCTCCGTCATCGGCGGCACGGTGTCGTGTGGTACAGGCAACTATTCCGGCGGTATTGTGGGCTATTTCATTGAGGGAACGGTAAAGGATTGCTTTGCAGCCAATACTGTCAGTGCTTATTCTGCAAGCAATGGGAAAAACGGTCCGATTGTTGGTTGGTCTGATGGTTATACTGCCAATAACTATTATACCGTTGCCGTATCGGGTGGCAATTCAACAGGAACACAAATCTCCGGCGGTTTCGTCATGGTTGGAGAGGGTGTGACGATAGGCAGTGGAGTTTTCCGCACCATCGGCAGGACGGCGGAGCATACCTATTACTTCGGCAAGCAGGATGATGCTATCACATTCTCCGCAGAGGTTCCTACAGCGGGGATGAAGAAGTTCGCCACAACGGCGGGGACTCTTTCAGGAACAACAACGGCAGGAACGGTGTCGCTGACCATGCCCGCAAGTGATGTGACGGTGAGCCTTGATAATGTAACGCTGAACATTGCCGACATCGAGGAGCAGACCTATACGGGCAGTGCCATTAAGCCGGCAGTCACCGTCTATGACGGCAGCACATTACTGACAGCAGATACAGACTACACTGTGAGTTATTCCGATAATACAAATGCTGGTACGGCGACTGCGACAATTACGGGCAAGGGTGCATATCTTGGCACGGTATCAAAGACATTTGTGATCAAAAAGGCTTCGATTAATCCCGTTGTGAGCATTGAGGGCTGGACGTATGGAGATCCTGCGAACGCTCCGAGTGTAAGCGGAAATCCCGGCAACGGCGCTGTGACATATCAGTACAGATTACTTGTGAACGGTAGTGTTGATTCCGATGTCGTTCCGACTGCTGCGAGTGAGCTCTATTATAGAGTGAGGGCGACCATTGCGGAAACAGAGAATTATAAGGGCGGCACGGCAGACGCTACTTTTAAAATTGAAAAGAAGCCTGTCACGGTCACGGGACTTTCCGTTTCTGACAAGACCTACGACGGCACGACTAATGCGACTGTCACCGGTATGGATACGGCGGTTATCAACGGTTTAGTTGGCAATGATAATGTTACTATAACCTCAGTAGTAGCGGCGTTCGCGGATAAGAATGTCGGTAAGAACAAGACCGTCACATTCACCGAAATTTCATTCGTTGACGGCGAATCGATAGCTAATCGTAATTATACGCTCTCCGCACAGCCCGCAAGTGTGACGGCAAGTATCACACCGAGGGAAGTCACTGTCGACGGTATTACTGTAAGTAATAAGACTTTCGACGGTACAACAGCCGCAACAGTTGACTGTTCTTCAGCAACCTTTACTGGAGTCATCGATGGAGATACAGTAACAATCAACGGTGTGAATGGAAGCTTTGCCGATGCCAATGTTGGAGATGGAAAAACAGTTACCCTGAACTATACAGATGCCACACTGGGCGGTGCGGATGGCGGAAATTATAAGCTTGTGGCAACCGGAAATCAGGCAGATGCCACGGCAAATATCACTAAGGCTGCTGCGGCGGCTGTGCCTGAAATAAACAGGACTTATCTTTATACAGCTGGTGGTGCAGGCAGTATTAATATCGGTGCCCTGCTTCCTTCAAACTGTGGTACGGCCTCTTATACAACTTCACAATCGGGTGATGTAACATTTTCCTCTGAGCCGGCAGTGACGGATGGAGTGTTAGCCTATACCATTGCTCCCGGTGATCTGAATAAGACCGGGACTATCACCATAAAGGCAGAAACACAGAATTACGAAGATATCACCATCACTGTAAATGTAAAGCTTGCTGACCGGAAGCCCGTGGAGCTGAAATCCGGGACTTCGGTTACATTAAATAAGGACACGCTGACCTACGGAGAGGCACTTTCCACTCTGACCTTCCAGGAAAATACGGCGGTATTCGTGGAGCAGGGGAATACCGGAAATGTCATTCCCGGAACGATTGACTGGAAGACTCCTTCAGAGAAGCCGGCTGCGGGAACCACATCGGCTGTATGGGTATTTACTCCCACGGATACAACCTACGCATCTCTGGAAGGAACTGTGTCTATCGCCGTGGATAAGGCAACACTGGAAATTACCACTGTACCTACAGCTTCGGCTATTACCTACGGACAGACCTTAGCGGACAGCAATCTGGAAAACGGAGCTGCGAAGCTTGGTGAAACGGATGTTGAGGGAACTTTTTCTTGGAATGATATTACTATCGCCCCCGCAGTTTCGGACAGCAATAAGACGGAATACACTGTTAAATTCACACCGAATGATTCCGTTAATTTTACTGAAGCGACCTGCAAGGTAAAGCTGACCGTGAATAAGGCTGAGATTTCGGACAGTGATATTACCGCACCTGCAGCGATCTCCGACCTTTCCTATACCGGCTCTGCACAGGAGCTTGTAACTGCGGGCTCTGTAGCCGGAGGTATCGGTACGGTGAAGTATTACTCGGCACGGGTAGACGAGCCCACCAACCAGCCCACAGCTCCGGCGGATGATTCAGCGTATACCACAACCATCCCCACAGGAACCAACGCCGGAACCTACTATGTCTGGTACAAGGTTGTAGGCGATGCGAACCATAACGATGTGGCAGCACAGAGTATTACTGTCATCATTGGCAAGGCGCAAAGTGGGACAGCTTGGACGAGAACGGTAGAGGTGCAGAAAGGTAACAATATCGAGGCATCTGTATCCATTCTCGGCTTTGTGGGTACGAATGCATCCTTAGTTGGTGATCCTACAGTAGATTCAACGACAGGATCAGTGGCAGCGAGTGATTTTGCCATTTCATCGGACAAGAAATCCATGACCTTCAAAGTAACTTCGGTGGAAGGTGGGGAAGGGAATGTAACCGCAACTCTCAGCTCAGACAATTACGAGAGTTTTACCCTGAAAATCCCTGTGCAGGTGAAGGCAAAGACCACAGAGGTTAAGCTGGAATACGGACAAGGTTTTGAGTCGTCAGTTCAGAGTATAGAAGTGAGTGGGCTTGATGCGCTGACAAACACTCTGAACGGAACCAACGTAAAGGTTGAGCTGGATGTAAAGCTGGAGAGTGAGCCTTCTGACGGCACGGTCAATGAAAAAATCAAAAATGATGTTGATCAGATCTTTTCCGGTGTGGAGAGAGGTTCTGTCAAAAAGGAATATTTGGACATTTCCGTGAAACAGACGGTGGATAGTACTGAATCGACGGTTGCGGACGTAGGGCGCGTTATAGAAATTGCTGTAAAATTCGACCTTACGGGGAAATATAATCCCGTGGTAGTTCGTGAGCATGGCGGCAGTGTGGCGAGATTTACGGCACTTGCATTAAAACCCGGATCAGGCTATACAGATGGAACCTATTATGTAGATAATACACACGGGACGATCTATATTTATACGAGATATTTCTCTACTTATACCATCGCCTATGCAACGGTGAATTCCTATATGATCAGCTTTGATGCGCAGGGCGGAAGCAGCGTGCAGGACATCGTAGTTACCGCTGGAGGAAACATCAGTACACTTCCGACAAGCACGAGAAGCGGCTACAGCTTTGATGGCTGGTTTACATCATCATCCGGAGGAAATCAGCTTACAACATCAACAACAATCAATGAAAATGTGACCTACTACGCCCACTGGACACAGAGCGGTTCAGGTGGCTCCGGAGATACTCCTACACCGGAGCCTACGCCTGATCCGACCCCGGATCCTACACCAACGCCAACACCTGATCCAGAGCCAGTTATTGAGAAGGAAACAAAGACGGTAAAGGCTACGGCGACTTATAAGAAAGAAAAGATTACCGTAAGTGTAGATATGAGCTGGGATAATGAAATCACCTATACCGGCAACAAGATCACACCTTCTGATCTGGGATATAAGCTTGATCTGTCTGATCTGTATGATGAGGTGAAGATTAAGAAGGGGAATTATGAGCCGAAGGATCTGTTCAAGGTTACTTATGTTCATAAGAATAATCTTCATAAGTCTACGGCGAAGAAAAAGGCATCACTTTATGCAAAGATCACGCTGAATGAAAAGACCGCTAAGAAGGCAGGGCTTACAAAGAATGAGATCGCAAGGCTTAAGGCGATTATTATGGCTCTTAACAAGCAACTGAAGAAGACCCCATGCGTATATACGATTGATGCTGTGGATATGGATGCAGAAGGCGTGGAAATCGTAGCGGATGTCACATGGACGAAGAAGAGCAAGATCAAGAAAGCCAAGAGCATCAGGGTGACGGCTTATGTGAATGGCGAAAAGAAAACATTCAAGCTGAAATCCGGGCAGTATAAGATCTCTGTGAAAGACGCTTCAGCTAAGACTGTTAAAATCACAGGAAAGAAGGATTTCACA